Part of the Prunus dulcis unplaced genomic scaffold, ALMONDv2, whole genome shotgun sequence genome is shown below.
TCCAAGTCAATCGGCATGGCCCAAGCACCATTATTCGTGGGCCATGCCGTGATTAGAAAATAAGTCAATGGATTAGGCCGGCCCACGGCCCAATATGGACCGTGTTTGGCCTGAGCTTACCGGGCCATGTTTAGCCTGAGCTTGGTTCAAACCCGAACCGGCCcacttaactttttttttttgctgtcAAGGCCCACTTTACATAAACTATCTCTTAGCCTCCTTCCCCTCTTAATATCTACATGTACGAACTTTTTGGtggcttcttcttccaacaaatcatatattttcgtattaaataaatattacaataaATCCTGAATTTTTAGTCCTATATTAAATCCTCAACAAATAAATACTACAATAAATCCTCAATTTTTAGTCCTatatactcattaaataaatactacAATAAATCTTCAATTTTTAGTCCTATAtcctcattaaataaatactacAATAAATCTTCAATTTTTAGTCTCATATTACATATAAAACATGTATAaacatatgattttttttctttttttgtataaatttaaatGGGCCAAGCATGGGCACGACCCAAGGATGGCACAGGCCCGACTCAAGCATGGAACGAGTACAGTCCTATTCAATGTGGACTTAGGCTTGGAGCCATGTCGAGATAAATGGTTTTATAAATGGACTAGCATGGCACAATCCACTTAATTAAATGGGTTGGGCCAACTCGGCCTGAATAACATAATAACACGAAATTAAATGGGTCGACACGGCATGCCCATTTGACATCTCTACTCTTATCTATAGTAGTTGTATTTATTGACCAATAGGTAATCTTTTTGGACCAgtgaatgaatgaaaaaaatttcccttTCTGCATATTCTTCTTTACTTTTGAGTACTCTACCAAATCTGGCATCAGAGCCATTCCCTACTCAtgggcaaaaacaaaaactccgCCACTGATCTCGCTGCCTCAAGCCAAAAGCTGGACCCTACCTATTAGAGCTGGTAATAGGTCGTGTCGGGTTTGTACCATGTAAGGATCATATACGTGTTAAAAGAATACTCAATTCTAAAcgattaatttaataaatgtgTCGTGTCGGGTTGACCATCTAAGTGGTAGCAACTAAAAGAActaaaaacaattataaaaattaagaaaaatgaagaataaacaaagaaacGGATTAGCGGGTTGGCGGATTACCTAGGTATTTTAGCGGGTTGGCAGGTTGACCCATTTATTTCGCGGCTAGCCAAATTCAAGATGCCCAGGAATGGATTTCCCTCCATCCGAGGGCAACAAGAAACTCATCAATCCTCATTAGCTCATCTCCCAAAAACCATGGATTCCTTGGCTGCCCACTATGCCTCCGTTAATACCCAAACCTGCACCATCGAAACCACCCTCCTTGACGAAATATGACAACTGCGCCTGAATCACATTCCGCCACCAATCCCACATTCCGCTACCACTACCCCAGCTGCTTCCTCGACCCCTCCCTCCTCCCACCCCAAACTAACATTTGGACACCTCTCTGATCCTCTAACATCATCACCACTATCCTAACGCGCCCACAAACCGCCACCATCCCTACCACATCTATACTTTCCCCACCCACTAATCGACCCAACTATACTACCCTCCCTTTTCCTTCTACTTCCTTTTCCCCTCCACACTTACATACCTGCATGATCCACCTTTCCACCACTCTCCCATGAAAGCCCTAAAACTCAACCTTGACGATATTGACCTGTATGGATGGATAGCCTCTGTCGAACGCTTCTTGGACTATTATGAAGTTCTTCCTGCCGATAGAGTCTCGGTTGCCGCTGTTCACCTCACTGGAGGTGCTTCTTTATGGAAGTGTTTGTTTGAACAACGATATCCCAAAGACCCATAGCAActttttgttgatattttacTTCAACATTTCGGCATTGGAGATTCTTCAGACTTTGAAGCAGCTCTGACCCACCATACTCACACAGGCTCCTCCTTGGAAGACTACCATAgccaatttattaaattatctTGCCAAGTCCACGGGTGGTCAGACCTGTAACTCAAAAATTTCTTTGCTCGAGGTCTCAAGCACATGATTTTGGATTAAGGAGAAGTCTATATCATAGAAATGGATCCACATTGGTAATTCAAAGACTAATTCTTTAAATATAGGCCCTTTACAACTCTTATATCCTAAACATAAACCCACCTATATTTAAATATGCAACTAAAACCCAAATTTAAAATAGGTTGTCCTGTAAGATAGCTATCCCCAAGTATTATTAACTAAATTACTCTATATGCCATCTACCTTTATATTTTGAAGCAAGTCATTAACTCCTTGATTTCTAATTAATATTCCTTTATTTCTAACATATCAATATTCATAAAATCCCTAAAATTtcgacaaaaaaaatacataaatgattttataatagATCATCCCTGCAAATTTTAAGCTCAAGTTAATAAAGTTGACTTAAAGGaacattatttatatatttttaaaataggtAGATtattcacacacacaaaatggTATGCATATTATAGGTAgattattcatatatatataaaataggTAGATTATTCACAAAAGATAGGtaaatattcattaaaaatgTAGGTACAATATTTAGGtaacaaaaaaataggtaTGTTATTTATAGGTACACAAAATAGGTACAATTACAAAAGATATGtatactatttttcaaaaaaaaaataggtacaaaaaataggtatattattCATAATAAATAGGTAGAAAATAGGTACAAATAATAGGTACATTAGTTTATGCTAAAACATGATAGGTATATTAAATGTTTCTTCATAAATGTGACATTTTTTAGATTCCGAATTTGATTCTTTAAGCCAATTTAAAACACCATTTGAATAATAATGGCAATTGAATTGCAGTAAGTATATGTTCAAAATATATTCAACACAATTATTGGAGAAAGTTGGATCTTGAGCTTGAGATCTTGAGCTTGAGAAAGTTGGATCCTAGTTGgtttttacttataaaaattGAGTTTTATTAATAGGAACAAAAAGTGATGGATTGTAGTTaaggaaaattcaatttggataGGGTAAGCCAAATTTACTATAAAAGGAATTCACACATCAGTGATGCTCAAGGAAATCGAACTTattgaaaaccaaaacaaagaaaatttggcCGGCAACTATCAAGGAAATGTGTGTGCATGCAGTGGCTGGGACTTAAATTGGCATTTTAAAGTTACACAGTCTAGTTTTGCAAACCCTCCTATTATGGTTTTTCAAGAGCTTTTGTTTAGATATATTTTTTCAGCCGATGTGGTGCTTAGTTTGCTTCCTTCTCTGACCTTGGTTATGAAATGAAACCCAGCACATCTTGAGAAACTCAATCATACTCAAACCCGAGAGATCAGAAATGGCATTTCAACTGCCCAGGTTTTTTGCGCTGAAATCAAAAAAGAATGAGAAACACTTGCAATACATACACCAAGACATCAAGAAGCTGCATGGGTTTCTCCAATTCTCCGGAGATAACGTTGTGAGCCCATACGCACAGTTCCAAATGGTGGCCGCAACCAGCTGCAACCGTCGTCTAGTACACATAAGATCCTGCTACAACAACAAATACTTGGTAAGGGAGGACAAAGACCATTGGTGGATTGTGGCCAGGGCTGACGAACCACAGGAAGATCAATCCCTTTGGTCGTGTACTCTCTACGAGCCTCAACTTGTCCAACCCCAAGCTGACAACAACGGCAGCATCCCCCTAATCCGATTGCGCCACGTACAACTCGGTCACTACTTAAAGCTATTATCTGCAAACGACTTCCAGGCATGCCTCTTTGCACACCAAGCAACGCCAGACACCCAAAAATTTGATGTCTTCACAGTCAAAGAGCTTGTTCTGTCCCGGACCATCTCTGATCTCAACTTCCGCCTCGCCCATGCCAGGATCTATAATCACAACATCGACCTCCTTGTGGCCACCGGAGAAGCCGAAAACTGCACCCTACAACCGGCCAATGCACTCATCCTGCTCTCCTACATAGACACTAAGGAAAGCACTTGGATTACCAGTGTCGATAACGTTGCTTTCACGTCCCTCATCCCAACCACCCTCACCTCTGACACTCTATTCGCCGTAGAACACAACGACGGAGGCATCATCGGAGTTTTGGGTAAGTTTAACGGAGTCTACCAGTGCGGTCAAACTCACACATCACAAACTACAATTGAGAGTCGGTTCCCAGTTGTTGTGCCGCCGATGAGTAAGGTGAAAGTGAGCCTTCTAGCAACAAAGGCTTCATGCAACATTCCCTTCTACTACTCTCAGCAAGACAATCTTATTAGCCCACACCCACGAACTATTACCTACCACAAGGAAGGTGGCGTTTACACTGGTGTCAGTTTCTACAACTTCAAgcacaagaaagaagaagaaccgCTTGCGGGATAATCATCTTgtgaaattaatttgatttttgtgggTACAGTCGCTGGAAACCCTCACGAGACTTCACTCGTCCCATCAGGGTCACCTATGGGTTTAAAAGGCTTGTTGCATACGCTAAATGCATTCGCGTTCCCTGCGAAAGTGACATTTTTTCTTAAGTTTTCTTGTTGTGATTTGAGTTCAATAATATTGCGTACGGCTGCTGCTCATGTTCACGCATTTATGTAGTAGCTAAGACTATCTGTGGGAATAAAAAGTTGTGCTTCTTTCGTTTTACTATTCCGATCCAAATTACTTGATGCATTCATGCATTACTTCCATGAAGCATGagctttaattaatttctcgGGTCCTTGATTATTACAAGACCAATAagaataattgacacaaagaATTGTCAAGCcagataaataataataataataatagttcATTCAATACATTTCAAAGTGCACAAATTAGAAAATCGAAAGGGGAAATAAAGATTCTAGCAAAATTCTCAACATACATATATCAACATCTCGGAACTTTTGTTCCAACTTCCAACTCCTATAAACATTTGTCATTTGATCAAGGATAAATGTATTACCGATAATACACATTGATAAAAGAAATGCTTAGCTAGTTTCTTGATGATATTGATCAGAACTCTGACAACTGCGAAGCTCTAGCAACTTCAAGCAGTTtgattaatttcttatttccACCTATGCGGTCTTCATCGAGTGGAGTTCTTCGCCATCTACAATCAGGATGTAGACGAATTAGAAAGGTTAAACATGCATGttggaattattttttaatagacaGTCCTTTTCTTTAGTCTAAACAGAATCAGAATATTGTTCATCTATTGCCTGTACTCAAAATTGTGACTTGATCGGTCCCTATGGGCTTTAAGGAgcttaaaagaaatttaaagaaCACAGGCTTTAAGGAgcttaaaagaaatttaaagaacacacacacacatatatatatatatatatatatatatatatatacagtttcCTTCtatattgagggatccctcaaataattttatttgagggacgccctttagggtaccctacaaTTTTTGTCCCcatgatccaaaccatctattttttaggtcttcattcatagatcatccttacaaaaaattagacaaatcggaaaccgttttgacatccaattgtgtcttacaaaatcaatgaacacggtgcttcaagaaaatgctaaaattAAGGTTAAGGATAAGCTACAGTACCATTACTACAAAAAACGAAATAGACAACAGGAAGTCATCATCGTGGTGATGGTTTTCAAACCGTTGTGAAATCGCCCATCATCTTTTGAGTCCCAACCCACAACGGATGTTCACGAACAACACGACTcttcttcaacaaaaatcGTTATTCTAGTGCAGTTCAGTTTTCACATATTGCAAAAAAGACAACTTACATCAACTTACacattgatttctataaataaataaataaaacgtCGTCTTAAGGTCAAGGGCAGCTCTATGGTGCAAGTGGCGCCACCGCACAGAAAccccaatattttttacttttatattttatatatatatatattaatattattacaATTGTATATATACTCCAGTGTACACTGACCAAAAAGTTTATTTGTTGGAGTTCGTTTCAAGCACAAATCCCTTGGTACAAGGCCTAGATTCGACTTTCAGTGATGTCATTCCATttgtatttatattatttttttcattataacaacaaattttaaaataatttttaaaaaaaaacataagcacgtgaaaaaaaaaaaaaacaaggggaCATATCCAACTAAACTAACAGCAATATATATCACCCCCATATGCTTtctcctataaaaaaaatactttcttccactcaaaacaaaaataaaagggttATTTGTAGTaatggtccctcaactatactcggagttacattttggtcactgAACTCAAATATTAGTTGCATAGGTCACTCAATTAGTGAATTCAAGCGtcgtgttttttgttttcatttttttcaaatggtAGTTTGCATTGAATTACAATCATCTTCCATCTCATTAAGATTTGTTTATGGTGTTCATTGCACGGTGATATTCTAAAGAACTGTTGGATATCGTTTTAGACGTCTGTTTTTTCAATATGTGAAAAGAACCATCATGTTTTATATCttgaattcattttttttctacaGAACCTGCTGTATTCAAAACCTgcataatgaaattaaaaaatataatacatTGCAATTTAATCCATAAATAATGTCATACATTACAATTTACAGCATAACTAATTTCATACATTGCAATAagcattcaatccatatatcttcacacccagcTCGAACATTTTTATCTCAAACTTACTCGCTAGGTCATCAAATGTCTCAATATTTTGTATCCCTCTAGTACATGGCTTACACTCAATTCTAATATCATCTATCACATCATCActaataacatcattatattctctattaagGATTGATAGTACTACTGACCAGCTAGGATGCATTGGGtcatcaacaaaaaatattcactactacaaaaaagcaaaaagacgacggtaaatcaccgtcgtgtattaagattttcagtggtcgtggaatccaccgtcatcttttccctcataaaccacgacgctaaatcaccgtcgttgttaaaatatacaacgtcatcaacaaacacaaaacgacgtctttgtactgcaaaaagaacgaaaaaagaagtcggggatgagaatagacgaccaactctctaaaaaaaccgtcgttaaaaaggaaaaatatgacacatattaacagaacaaggccgcaagatagacatacaacgacgaaacttaaaagaagacgccgttaaatataattttcacgacaacaaaaaatatgacgtctttaagaacattagaagacgacgttattgattcctactacgtcgacctatataaaaacagccgtcgtataatacattttccacttcgatttttctataaaagatgacgtggaaatagttgtcagtgtcattatttacgacgtatgtatttatagactAGACGTTGAAAtaacaaacaacgtcggttacaaatatatgagagtcgtattacaaaatttttacgtcctattttcagaaacaaacaacgacgataaatattagacgttgttaaataaaacaacgtcgaaaacaaataaaaacagacgtgtttagtcttcataagttttaaaaaatagtcgaggatgagaatagacgaccaacaaaaacaaatcaccgtcgttaaaaaggaaaaatatgacatattagaagaaaaaggccgcaagataggcATACAACGAtgatatttaaaacattacgccgttaaatataattttcacgacattGAAAACGTCGAATatacgtctttaaatacatgagaagacgacgttattgaaaaatactacgtctcttatttacaaaagaccgtcgtgaaataagttttccacttcgatttttctaaaaaagatgacgtggatatagttgtcagtgtcattatttacgacgtatgtatttatgtagttgacgttgaaatgcgaaacaacgtcggtggaatttatatagtcgacgttgtatttatatgtattcattactcacgacgcacttattaatgtagacgacgttgaacttctaaacaacgtcattatttacgacgcacgtattaaacaacgtcggttccaaattaatgttcagataatttatctcattttttagacgtcggtattatgggattggagtcgtgttattttggattacatggcggttcttaatccttccccgacgtgatatcctggataattgcttcacaatagcgtcgtggttcttcattgttacgttgctttaagacgtcggtaaatatgctgaataaatggttaaacataacgtcgtgttttatttgaacagacgtttTTTATGcggaatataatgatgtaatctggatccagtattttttgcactgattgttttgtggccaaaacctgtataatgaaagtgaagaaatcacattacaatatattataaaatgaatgtcatacactgccaattacataagcatcattcaatccatatatcttcacacccatctcgaatattttgaccacctaactcacccaccagttcatcaaatgtgtcaacatttggcatccctctagtaaatggctcacactcaattatcacatcacctaagacttcatcaccaataacatcattatattctctattaggcattgataaaactaccgaccaaccacgatgcatcgggtcgtcaacaaaaaatatttgtttgacttgagaagccaaaacaaattggtcattcctatgtccaattttactcaaatctacaagggtaaatccaagttcgtcgactacaagaccagaactatctatccaatcacacctaaagactgggattgtaaacttttggtagtcaaggtcccaaatttcttg
Proteins encoded:
- the LOC117613565 gene encoding uncharacterized protein LOC117613565, producing the protein MAFQLPRFFALKSKKNEKHLQYIHQDIKKLHGFLQFSGDNVVSPYAQFQMVAATSCNRRLVHIRSCYNNKYLVREDKDHWWIVARADEPQEDQSLWSCTLYEPQLVQPQADNNGSIPLIRLRHVQLGHYLKLLSANDFQACLFAHQATPDTQKFDVFTVKELVLSRTISDLNFRLAHARIYNHNIDLLVATGEAENCTLQPANALILLSYIDTKESTWITSVDNVAFTSLIPTTLTSDTLFAVEHNDGGIIGVLGKFNGVYQCGQTHTSQTTIESRFPVVVPPMSKVKVSLLATKASCNIPFYYSQQDNLISPHPRTITYHKEGGVYTGVSFYNFKHKKEEEPLAG